A region from the Biomphalaria glabrata chromosome 14, xgBioGlab47.1, whole genome shotgun sequence genome encodes:
- the LOC106067661 gene encoding upstream stimulatory factor 2-like isoform X8: MFLHQDKSTDSGEDIPLSATVDTDLDHADEQAAAIASVQQGGTITLDPTLQYQIRADNNAGQVTYRVVQVAHDGSEATSQLVGGAAAYAGQQVAVIQSPFSNGGSPTGEGGDATRFAYFPAQSATDGTVVSAQGGDTIATGAALGQFYVMMSPQDVLQGQRQIAPRTSFSPKLEGGGIRTARDDRRRATHNEVERRRRDKINNWIVQLSKLVPDCAQEPIKQTQASKGGILSKACEYIQELRATNSRLAESLKDAERLNVDNELLRQQCEELKQENAFLRSHLQQNSIDLSSGSS, from the exons ATCATGCAGACGAGCAAGCAGCTGCCATCGCAAGTGTGCAGCAGGGAGGAACCATAACTCTGGATCCAACTTTGCAATATCAAATTAGAGCTGACAATAATGCTG gtcAGGTGACTTACAGAGTTGTTCAAGTAGCCCATGATGGAAGTGAAGCCACATCTCAGTTGGTTGGTGGAGCTGCAGCTTATGCAGGACAGCAGGTA GCTGTAATACAGAGCCCATTCAGTAATGGAGGCAGTCCTACAGGTGAAGGCGGGGATGCCACAAGATTTGCTTACTTTCCTGCACAGTCAGCCACTGATGGGACAGTGGTTTCAGCTCAAGGTGGTGATACTATTGCCACAGGAGCAGCTTTAG GTCAGTTCTATGTCATGATGTCACCTCAGGATGTTCTCCAAGGACAACGGCAAATAGCTCCTCGTACTTCATTCTCTCCTAAACTTGAAGGTGGTGGTATCAGGACTGCCCGTGATGATAGAAGGAGAGCAACACATAATGAAG TTGAGAGAAGGCGGAGAGACAAAATCAATAACTGGATAGTTCAGTTGTCTAAATTAGTCCCTGACTGTGCTCAAGAACCCATCAAACAAACTCAGGCA AGCAAAGGTGGCATTTTATCAAAGGCTTGTGAATACATTCAAGAGCTGCGTGCAACTAACAGCAGGTTGGCAGAAAGTTTGAAAGATGCTGAGCGCCTCAATGTGGACAATGAGCTGCTCAGACAACAGTGTGAAGAACTCAAACAGGAAAATGCCTTCTTAAGATCTCACCTTCAGCAAAATAGTATTGACTTGAGCTCGGGTTCATCATAA
- the LOC106067661 gene encoding upstream stimulatory factor 2-like isoform X9 has translation MELSGTVEADLDHADEQAAAIASVQQGGTITLDPTLQYQIRADNNAGQVTYRVVQVAHDGSEATSQLVGGAAAYAGQQVAVIQSPFSNGGSPTGEGGDATRFAYFPAQSATDGTVVSAQGGDTIATGAALGQFYVMMSPQDVLQGQRQIAPRTSFSPKLEGGGIRTARDDRRRATHNEVERRRRDKINNWIVQLSKLVPDCAQEPIKQTQASKGGILSKACEYIQELRATNSRLAESLKDAERLNVDNELLRQQCEELKQENAFLRSHLQQNSIDLSSGSS, from the exons ATGGAATTATCAGGAACTGTAGAAGCTGACCTAG ATCATGCAGACGAGCAAGCAGCTGCCATCGCAAGTGTGCAGCAGGGAGGAACCATAACTCTGGATCCAACTTTGCAATATCAAATTAGAGCTGACAATAATGCTG gtcAGGTGACTTACAGAGTTGTTCAAGTAGCCCATGATGGAAGTGAAGCCACATCTCAGTTGGTTGGTGGAGCTGCAGCTTATGCAGGACAGCAGGTA GCTGTAATACAGAGCCCATTCAGTAATGGAGGCAGTCCTACAGGTGAAGGCGGGGATGCCACAAGATTTGCTTACTTTCCTGCACAGTCAGCCACTGATGGGACAGTGGTTTCAGCTCAAGGTGGTGATACTATTGCCACAGGAGCAGCTTTAG GTCAGTTCTATGTCATGATGTCACCTCAGGATGTTCTCCAAGGACAACGGCAAATAGCTCCTCGTACTTCATTCTCTCCTAAACTTGAAGGTGGTGGTATCAGGACTGCCCGTGATGATAGAAGGAGAGCAACACATAATGAAG TTGAGAGAAGGCGGAGAGACAAAATCAATAACTGGATAGTTCAGTTGTCTAAATTAGTCCCTGACTGTGCTCAAGAACCCATCAAACAAACTCAGGCA AGCAAAGGTGGCATTTTATCAAAGGCTTGTGAATACATTCAAGAGCTGCGTGCAACTAACAGCAGGTTGGCAGAAAGTTTGAAAGATGCTGAGCGCCTCAATGTGGACAATGAGCTGCTCAGACAACAGTGTGAAGAACTCAAACAGGAAAATGCCTTCTTAAGATCTCACCTTCAGCAAAATAGTATTGACTTGAGCTCGGGTTCATCATAA
- the LOC106067661 gene encoding upstream stimulatory factor 2-like isoform X4, whose amino-acid sequence MEMLDQTLDSSQDKSTDSGEDIPLSATVDTDLVCKVKQELNQLESSNMELSGTVEADLDHADEQAAAIASVQQGGTITLDPTLQYQIRADNNAGQVTYRVVQVAHDGSEATSQLVGGAAAYAGQQAVIQSPFSNGGSPTGEGGDATRFAYFPAQSATDGTVVSAQGQFYVMMSPQDVLQGQRQIAPRTSFSPKLEGGGIRTARDDRRRATHNEVERRRRDKINNWIVQLSKLVPDCAQEPIKQTQASKGGILSKACEYIQELRATNSRLAESLKDAERLNVDNELLRQQCEELKQENAFLRSHLQQNSIDLSSGSS is encoded by the exons TCTGCAAAGTTAAACAGGAGCTGAATCAGCTGGAAAGTTCTAATATGGAATTATCAGGAACTGTAGAAGCTGACCTAG ATCATGCAGACGAGCAAGCAGCTGCCATCGCAAGTGTGCAGCAGGGAGGAACCATAACTCTGGATCCAACTTTGCAATATCAAATTAGAGCTGACAATAATGCTG gtcAGGTGACTTACAGAGTTGTTCAAGTAGCCCATGATGGAAGTGAAGCCACATCTCAGTTGGTTGGTGGAGCTGCAGCTTATGCAGGACAGCAG GCTGTAATACAGAGCCCATTCAGTAATGGAGGCAGTCCTACAGGTGAAGGCGGGGATGCCACAAGATTTGCTTACTTTCCTGCACAGTCAGCCACTGATGGGACAGTGGTTTCAGCTCAAG GTCAGTTCTATGTCATGATGTCACCTCAGGATGTTCTCCAAGGACAACGGCAAATAGCTCCTCGTACTTCATTCTCTCCTAAACTTGAAGGTGGTGGTATCAGGACTGCCCGTGATGATAGAAGGAGAGCAACACATAATGAAG TTGAGAGAAGGCGGAGAGACAAAATCAATAACTGGATAGTTCAGTTGTCTAAATTAGTCCCTGACTGTGCTCAAGAACCCATCAAACAAACTCAGGCA AGCAAAGGTGGCATTTTATCAAAGGCTTGTGAATACATTCAAGAGCTGCGTGCAACTAACAGCAGGTTGGCAGAAAGTTTGAAAGATGCTGAGCGCCTCAATGTGGACAATGAGCTGCTCAGACAACAGTGTGAAGAACTCAAACAGGAAAATGCCTTCTTAAGATCTCACCTTCAGCAAAATAGTATTGACTTGAGCTCGGGTTCATCATAA
- the LOC106067661 gene encoding upstream stimulatory factor 2-like isoform X7 → MFLHQDKSTDSGEDIPLSATVDTDLVCKVKQELNQLESSNMELSGTVEADLDHADEQAAAIASVQQGGTITLDPTLQYQIRADNNAGQVTYRVVQVAHDGSEATSQLVGGAAAYAGQQVAVIQSPFSNGGSPTGEGGDATRFAYFPAQSATDGTVVSAQGGDTIATGAALGQFYVMMSPQDVLQGQRQIAPRTSFSPKLEGGGIRTARDDRRRATHNEVERRRRDKINNWIVQLSKLVPDCAQEPIKQTQASKGGILSKACEYIQELRATNSRLAESLKDAERLNVDNELLRQQCEELKQENAFLRSHLQQNSIDLSSGSS, encoded by the exons TCTGCAAAGTTAAACAGGAGCTGAATCAGCTGGAAAGTTCTAATATGGAATTATCAGGAACTGTAGAAGCTGACCTAG ATCATGCAGACGAGCAAGCAGCTGCCATCGCAAGTGTGCAGCAGGGAGGAACCATAACTCTGGATCCAACTTTGCAATATCAAATTAGAGCTGACAATAATGCTG gtcAGGTGACTTACAGAGTTGTTCAAGTAGCCCATGATGGAAGTGAAGCCACATCTCAGTTGGTTGGTGGAGCTGCAGCTTATGCAGGACAGCAGGTA GCTGTAATACAGAGCCCATTCAGTAATGGAGGCAGTCCTACAGGTGAAGGCGGGGATGCCACAAGATTTGCTTACTTTCCTGCACAGTCAGCCACTGATGGGACAGTGGTTTCAGCTCAAGGTGGTGATACTATTGCCACAGGAGCAGCTTTAG GTCAGTTCTATGTCATGATGTCACCTCAGGATGTTCTCCAAGGACAACGGCAAATAGCTCCTCGTACTTCATTCTCTCCTAAACTTGAAGGTGGTGGTATCAGGACTGCCCGTGATGATAGAAGGAGAGCAACACATAATGAAG TTGAGAGAAGGCGGAGAGACAAAATCAATAACTGGATAGTTCAGTTGTCTAAATTAGTCCCTGACTGTGCTCAAGAACCCATCAAACAAACTCAGGCA AGCAAAGGTGGCATTTTATCAAAGGCTTGTGAATACATTCAAGAGCTGCGTGCAACTAACAGCAGGTTGGCAGAAAGTTTGAAAGATGCTGAGCGCCTCAATGTGGACAATGAGCTGCTCAGACAACAGTGTGAAGAACTCAAACAGGAAAATGCCTTCTTAAGATCTCACCTTCAGCAAAATAGTATTGACTTGAGCTCGGGTTCATCATAA
- the LOC106067661 gene encoding upstream stimulatory factor 2-like isoform X3, protein MEMLDQTLDSSQDKSTDSGEDIPLSATVDTDLVCKVKQELNQLESSNMELSGTVEADLDHADEQAAAIASVQQGGTITLDPTLQYQIRADNNAGQVTYRVVQVAHDGSEATSQLVGGAAAYAGQQVAVIQSPFSNGGSPTGEGGDATRFAYFPAQSATDGTVVSAQGQFYVMMSPQDVLQGQRQIAPRTSFSPKLEGGGIRTARDDRRRATHNEVERRRRDKINNWIVQLSKLVPDCAQEPIKQTQASKGGILSKACEYIQELRATNSRLAESLKDAERLNVDNELLRQQCEELKQENAFLRSHLQQNSIDLSSGSS, encoded by the exons TCTGCAAAGTTAAACAGGAGCTGAATCAGCTGGAAAGTTCTAATATGGAATTATCAGGAACTGTAGAAGCTGACCTAG ATCATGCAGACGAGCAAGCAGCTGCCATCGCAAGTGTGCAGCAGGGAGGAACCATAACTCTGGATCCAACTTTGCAATATCAAATTAGAGCTGACAATAATGCTG gtcAGGTGACTTACAGAGTTGTTCAAGTAGCCCATGATGGAAGTGAAGCCACATCTCAGTTGGTTGGTGGAGCTGCAGCTTATGCAGGACAGCAGGTA GCTGTAATACAGAGCCCATTCAGTAATGGAGGCAGTCCTACAGGTGAAGGCGGGGATGCCACAAGATTTGCTTACTTTCCTGCACAGTCAGCCACTGATGGGACAGTGGTTTCAGCTCAAG GTCAGTTCTATGTCATGATGTCACCTCAGGATGTTCTCCAAGGACAACGGCAAATAGCTCCTCGTACTTCATTCTCTCCTAAACTTGAAGGTGGTGGTATCAGGACTGCCCGTGATGATAGAAGGAGAGCAACACATAATGAAG TTGAGAGAAGGCGGAGAGACAAAATCAATAACTGGATAGTTCAGTTGTCTAAATTAGTCCCTGACTGTGCTCAAGAACCCATCAAACAAACTCAGGCA AGCAAAGGTGGCATTTTATCAAAGGCTTGTGAATACATTCAAGAGCTGCGTGCAACTAACAGCAGGTTGGCAGAAAGTTTGAAAGATGCTGAGCGCCTCAATGTGGACAATGAGCTGCTCAGACAACAGTGTGAAGAACTCAAACAGGAAAATGCCTTCTTAAGATCTCACCTTCAGCAAAATAGTATTGACTTGAGCTCGGGTTCATCATAA
- the LOC106067661 gene encoding upstream stimulatory factor 2-like isoform X2, translated as MEMLDQTLDSSQDKSTDSGEDIPLSATVDTDLVCKVKQELNQLESSNMELSGTVEADLDHADEQAAAIASVQQGGTITLDPTLQYQIRADNNAGQVTYRVVQVAHDGSEATSQLVGGAAAYAGQQAVIQSPFSNGGSPTGEGGDATRFAYFPAQSATDGTVVSAQGGDTIATGAALGQFYVMMSPQDVLQGQRQIAPRTSFSPKLEGGGIRTARDDRRRATHNEVERRRRDKINNWIVQLSKLVPDCAQEPIKQTQASKGGILSKACEYIQELRATNSRLAESLKDAERLNVDNELLRQQCEELKQENAFLRSHLQQNSIDLSSGSS; from the exons TCTGCAAAGTTAAACAGGAGCTGAATCAGCTGGAAAGTTCTAATATGGAATTATCAGGAACTGTAGAAGCTGACCTAG ATCATGCAGACGAGCAAGCAGCTGCCATCGCAAGTGTGCAGCAGGGAGGAACCATAACTCTGGATCCAACTTTGCAATATCAAATTAGAGCTGACAATAATGCTG gtcAGGTGACTTACAGAGTTGTTCAAGTAGCCCATGATGGAAGTGAAGCCACATCTCAGTTGGTTGGTGGAGCTGCAGCTTATGCAGGACAGCAG GCTGTAATACAGAGCCCATTCAGTAATGGAGGCAGTCCTACAGGTGAAGGCGGGGATGCCACAAGATTTGCTTACTTTCCTGCACAGTCAGCCACTGATGGGACAGTGGTTTCAGCTCAAGGTGGTGATACTATTGCCACAGGAGCAGCTTTAG GTCAGTTCTATGTCATGATGTCACCTCAGGATGTTCTCCAAGGACAACGGCAAATAGCTCCTCGTACTTCATTCTCTCCTAAACTTGAAGGTGGTGGTATCAGGACTGCCCGTGATGATAGAAGGAGAGCAACACATAATGAAG TTGAGAGAAGGCGGAGAGACAAAATCAATAACTGGATAGTTCAGTTGTCTAAATTAGTCCCTGACTGTGCTCAAGAACCCATCAAACAAACTCAGGCA AGCAAAGGTGGCATTTTATCAAAGGCTTGTGAATACATTCAAGAGCTGCGTGCAACTAACAGCAGGTTGGCAGAAAGTTTGAAAGATGCTGAGCGCCTCAATGTGGACAATGAGCTGCTCAGACAACAGTGTGAAGAACTCAAACAGGAAAATGCCTTCTTAAGATCTCACCTTCAGCAAAATAGTATTGACTTGAGCTCGGGTTCATCATAA